The nucleotide sequence CGCGCTGGAGGGCGATGTAGGCGAGCTTGGCCGCGCTCAGAGCGGCCCACTGCCGTTCGGTGTCGTTCAGGTCACCGAGGCGGTTCCAGGCGTTGTAGGCGTTGATCCACCACTGGGTCTTGGTGTAGAGCTGCGCCAGGTACGACTGATAGTTGCGGTTGCCCGCCTCCTGCTGCGCGGCGTAGTAGGCGTGGTCCACGGCGGCCTTCCACAGCGTGCGGTCGTAGAAGGGGACGGGATAGGCCACGTCCGCCTGCACAGCGAATTCTTGGGCACGCGCGAAGTTCTGCTCCGCGGTGAGGGTGGCGGGCGTGCCGACGTCCTGGGTGGTGTCCTGGGTGGTGGTCGTGGTCGCGTCCTGCGTCGTCGTTGTGTCTTGGGTCGTCGTCGTGTCCTGGGTGGTCGTGTCGGTGGTGGGCGGCGTGGTGGGCGTCGTGGTGTCCTGCGCGGCGGCCAGGCCAGCAAGCGCAAACGCGGTCAACATGAGAATCTTTTTCATAACGAAATGCATCTTAGGACGCTACCCTTTGGGCCGTCCATTCGCCCCCGCACCCTCTAAAGGGACTGTAAAGGAGCTTACCTTCACATGAGGAAATCCCTCGCATTGGCTGTATTGACACTCGCCGGCGGCCTCGCGTTTGCACAGCCGTCCACTCCTCCAACGGTCGCCTGGTCTAAGGACCTGAAGGTGCTCTCCAGCGTCGCCATCACCGATGGGGGTGACCTGGTGTTCGTGGGGAGTGACGCCCGCATTCACCGCACCGACGCACAGGGGGCCGAGAGGTGGAATTACGCCACCGGGGACATCGGGCGCGCGCACCCGGTGATCACCCCGCAGGGCACCGTGATTGCGGCAAGCTATGACGACCAGGTGTACGCGCTCGACACGGCGGGCAAGCTGCTGTGGAACATCAAGCTTGATGGGGACGTGTTTGCCAGCCCCGCCCTACGCCCCGACGGCAGCCTGATCGTGGGAACGGCGGGTGGGAGCGTCACAGCCCTTTCCCCGCAGGGGCAGGCGCTGTGGACCTTTCGGGTGGGTTCACCGGTGTACAGCAGTCCTGCGGTCGCCGCCGACGGCACCATCTACTTTGGGGCACAGAATGGCCAACTGTATGCCCTCGCCCCGGACGGACGGCTGAAGTGGGCCTTCCGAGCCGGTTCGACGGTCTTTAGCAGCCCGGCGCTGGACGCACAGGGGAACATCTACTTCGGGTCGAGTGACCGCCGCATCTACTCTGTCGCGCCCGATGGACGCCTGCGCTGGTCGCGCCCTACGGGGATGTTCGTGAACGCCAGCCCCATCGTCACGAGCACGGGCCTGGTGGTCGTGGGCAGCTATGACGGCAACGTGTACGCGGTGCGCACCGGGGGCGAGGACGCCTGGACGTATGCGGCGGGCGCTCCGGTCGCTGCTGCGGCGGCCGAACTCAGTGACGGCAGCGTGATCGTGCCCGACCTGGGCGGCACCCTGCATGCCATCGCCCCGAATGGGCAGCTCCTGTGGAAAATCAGCACGGGCAAGAAGATCGACACGAATGTCGCCGTGAGTGACCAGGGCACCCTCTACTTCACCACCGAGGGCGGCACCCTGAACGCTCTTCAAAAACAAGCCCCCCTCGCCGATGGCCCCTGGACGAGCTTTCGCAACCTGCCCGCCGGGTGGGGGCGTGCGCTGAACACCCAGGAAGTCCAAGCCCGTACCGCAGCCAAACGCGCGGCTGCCGTACGGGCGCAGCGGCCTGCCCCCGTGACGCCTCCCGCTGCCCCGGCTGTGCCGGTGACGCCGCCCGTCCCGGCTCGGACTCCCGAACAACTCGCGCAGGCCGCTGGCCAGGCCGCGCGCGTCCTCGACGGCCAGGTGTACCTGCCGCTGGCGGACGCAGCCGGAGCGCTGGGCCTTTCCGTCGCGCTCCTGACGCCGCGCACCGCCACACTCGCGCTGCCCCAGTCGGCCAGCGCCCCACGCCCGACCCATACCGTTCCCGTGCGGTACCTCAACCGCACGGCATTTGTGGCCCTGGCGGCGCTCGCCGACCTGCCCGGGGCTCAGGTGGCCGCCCGCCGCGCTCCGGCTGGGGTGGCCTTCACCCTGGCGGGACGTACCCTCGCCTTTCCGGTGAATGTCCCGGCCCTGACGCCGCTGCTGAAGCAGCCCGAATTCACGCCCCTCGTTCGCCGCTGAGGGTCACCAGGCGCGGAAGGGCCCCCAGCTGGCCGATGTTGCCCCCCCCTCTCTCTCTGTTCGGTTCGTCTCCATCCTAAGCTGAGAGGGCACATGAACAGGCCAGGCGCACTTCGGCGCACCCCCCGGTTTCTGCTGGGGCTGCTGGTGTTGGCACTGGGGGTGGCCCTGCTCTCGGTGCTGCTCGCCCTCCTGGGTGTGCCGGTGTCGGGGTGGGCTTCCGGCTGGCTGCCCCTGCTGATCAGCCTGCTGAGCGCGGTGTGTTTCTGGTGGGCAGCGGCCCAGGCCCCAGAGGAGCACCGGCCCCACTGGCGGCTGTGCGCCCTGGGTCTGACGGCCTGGTGGTTGGGGGATGTGGTCTTCCTGCTGTACCGGGAGCTCACGCCCGCAGGGGAGCCGCCCTTCCCCTCCTGGGCGGACCTCTGGTACACGCTGTTTGCGCCGCTCATGACCCTGGGCCTCTACCGCCTGCTGCGTCCGGCTGCGGGACCGGCGCGAACACGGCTGCTGCTGGACATCAGCGTTGTGGTGATCACCGTCTTTGTGCTCCTGTGGCACTTCGTCTACGCCGAGACCTTTGTCACCGCCCAGCGCAGCCTGGCCGGGCTGCTGGTCAACCTGAGCTACCCCTTGCAGGACGCGCTGATGGTCAGCCTGGTGCTGCTGGTCCTCTTTCAGGAACGCGTGCCGCTGCCGCCCGCGGCCCTGGCGTGGCTGGGCGTCGGCGCGGGGGCGAACTTCGTGGCCGACGTGGCGTACGCGGCCCTGCTGCCGGAAGCGTGGAGCGTGACCAACCAGGTCATGGACGGTGTGTTTGCCCTGGGGTTGATCGGCTTGGCGCTGGCGGCAGTTCTCGGCGTGGGCTGGCCGGGGGAGTGGCGGGCAGCTTTGCCGCAGCACGCCGTCGCCCTGAGCCCCTACCTCGCAATCCTGATCTGCTTCACGCTCCTGGGAGCGCAGGAACTCGGCTTCACGCTGCGGACCTACGGAGACCTCCTGGGAACCGCCCTGGTGACCCTGGTGGTGGTCGGGCGGCAGAATTTCATCCTGCGCGAGAACCTGCACCTCACGGCAGAACTGGAACGGCGGGCCACCCACGATCCCCTCACCGGCCTGCCCAACCGCCGCCTGCTCGAAACCCGTCTGGAAGAGGCTCTGGCGCGGGCGCGGCACACCGGCGAGCACGTGGCGGTGCTCTTTCTCGACCTCGACCGCTTCAAGGCGGTCAATGACAGCCTGGGGCATGCGGCTGGGGACGAGCTGTTGGTCGCGGTGGCGGGCGTCTTGCGGCGGGCCCTGCGCCCCGAAGACACGCTGGCCCGTCAGGGCGGTGACGAATTCATCGTGGTGCTGCCTGGCCTCTCCGGGCCCCAGGAGGCAGACCGGTATGCGCGGCAGCTGCTGGAGAGCCTGCGCATCCCGCTGCAGCTGGGAAGCCGCTCCCTGGTGATCACGGCCAGCGTGGGACTGGCTGTCTTTCCCCGGGACGGCACCGACAGCGTCACCCTGCAACGGCACGCGGACGCCGCGATGTACACCGTCAAGGCCCGTGGCCGCAACGGTCAGGAACGGTTCCGGCCGGAGATGACCGTCACGGGACAGGTGCTCGACCTCGAACAGGGGTTGCGCCGCGCCCTGGGTGCAGGCGAGTTCGAACTGTACTATCAGCCGCAGGTGCACGCGGTGCGGGGGGTGGTGGGCGTCGAGGCCCTGCTGCGCTGGCGGCGGGGGGACGAACGGATCTCGCCCGGCTGCTTTATCCCGCTGGCAGAGGAAACCGGCCTGATTGTGCCCATCGGCACCTGGGTGCTGCACGAGGCGTGCCGTCAGCTGGCGGCCTGGCGGGCCTCGGGGCTGAGGTTGGAACGCGTTGCGGTCAACGTCTCGGCGCGGCAATTCGCCGCGCCCGATTTCCTGGACGAGGTGCACCGCGCCCTGAGGGAGGCGGGGCTGGTTCCGGCCGACCTCGAGCTCGAATTGACCGAGAGTGCTGTGCTGCACGACGTGCCGCTGGCCGTGCGGCAGCTCACGCACCTGCGCCGTCTGGGCATGCATGTCGCCGTCGACGATTTCGGCACGGGGCAGTCCTCGCTGGGGCTCTTGCGCCACGTGCCCGCCGACGTGCTGAAAATCGACCGCTCCTTTGTGGCCAACCTGGGCGCGTCCGAGGAGAGTACGGCCCTGGTGCGGGTGGTGGTGGCGTTTGCCCATACCCTGGGGCTCGACGTGATCGCCGAAGGGGTCGAGACCGAAGAGCAGTGGGCCGCTCTGCGCGCCCTGGGCTGCGCGACTGCCCAGGGCTACGCCTTTTTGCCTCCCCGTCCGGCCGCTGAACTCGAAGCCTGGCTGCGCCGCCAGCCGTCAAGCTCACGCTGAACACCGCCGCGCCTCTGCTTGACACGCGCGCTCGCACTGCCCTACCTTGACCCTATTCCGACTGTCTAAGTCGGGTTAATCGGAATCTCGTGACGACTCTTCTGCCCTTTTTTTCCCCTGAACGGTATCGTCCCCTCGCTCGGCGGGTGGGGTTCGCCCTCGTCGTGGCTCTGGCGGAAGGCGGGCCCGCGTGACAGCTCTTGCCCGGCGGGCAGACGGGCGGCGGGTGAGCCGCGTTCTGGTTTTTGGAGCGGCCCTGCTGCTGCTCGCGTTGGGCGTATGGGCGTCCCTGGCGCTCGGGGCCTTTGAGCTCCCGTTCGCGCAGGTGCTGGAGCTGCTGCTTCGTCCGCAAGACAGCAGCGGGGGTTTGGTGGTCTGGACGCTGCGGATGCCGCGCACCGTCGTGGCAGCGCTGGCCGGGGCGGCCCTCGCGGTCGCCGGGGCGCTGCTTCAGGGCGTGACCCGCAACCCCCTCGCGGACCCCGGCATTCTCGGGGTGGAGGCGGGAGCGGCGCTGGCCCTTCTGGTCGCGGTGGTGTTTTTTCCCGGGCTGCCCGCCTGGGCGTTCGTGCCCTGCGCGTTTCTGGGGGGGCGGTCTCGGCGGCCTTCACGTATGCTGTGGCGCGCGGGGTGGGTCTGACGCCGCTGCGTCTGGCGCTGGCGGGCGTCGCGGTTGCCTCCTTTGCGGGTGCAGCGGCCAGCGGCCTCAAGATTCTTTTTGAAGAACGCGCCCAGGGGGCTCTGTTCGCTCTGGCCGGCAGTGTGGCCGGGCGCACCTGGCTGCAAGCGGCCCTGATCGCCCCCTGGATTCTGGGCGGTGTGGGCCTGGCCCTGCTGCTCGCGGGCCGCGTGAATCTGCTTGCCCTCGGGGAGGACGTGGCCCGCAGCCTCGGCGTTCGCACCGCGCGGGACACGCTGCTGCTCACCGCCGTCGCCGTGCTGCTGGCCGCTGCCGCCGTCAGCGTCGCTGGCCCCATCGGATTTATCGGCCTGATGGTGCCGCACCTCGCCCGTGCGCTGGTGGGCAATGACCATCGCCTGCTGCTGCCCCTGTGCGTGCCGCTAGGGGCCGCCACCCTGATCTGGGCAGATATCGCTGCACGAATGATCGACAAACCCGCCGAGGTGCCGGTAGGGATTCTGATCGCCGCGCTGGGCGCGCCCTTCTTCGTGGTGGTGGCCCGGCGGCTCGGCGGCGCTGCCGACCGTTCCCGTTAACATTCGCCCCCAGGAGTCTGATGAACAAGTTCACTGCTGCCGGCCTGCTTTCTGCTCTTGCCCTCAGCGCTGCCGCCGCTGCCATCTCCGTGAAGCACGAGCGGGGCACCCTCGACCTCAAGGCCCCTGCCCAGCGTGTGGTGGGCCTGGAGTACAGCTTCCTCGACACGCTGATCGCGCTCGGCGTACGCCCGGTGGGCGGGGCCCTGGGCACGCAGGGCGGCGACCGCGGCGCGCCCCCGTACCTCCAGCCGCTTACCCGGAACGTCACCAGCATCGGCTCGCGCGCCCAGCCCAACCTGGAAGCCATCCTGGCGGTCAAGCCCGACTTGATCCTTGCCGATGCCTTTGTGCACAGGGACCTCTACCCGCAGCTCGCGCGCCTCGCGCCCACCGCCGCCTTCCAAAGCCGCCGCGGCAGCTACGAGGACGTGATGCAGCAGGTGCTGGACATCGGCAGGCTGGTTGGCCGCGAGGCCCAGGCCCGCCAGCTTCTGCGGGATCAGGCGCAGCTCCTGGCCAAAGCTCAGGCCTTTACGAACCGGAAGGCCCCCCCCGTGGTGATGGCCGTCGTGACCGAGCAGAGCGTGACCCTGCACTCCACCGAAAGCTTCGTGGGCAGCCTGATCGAGAAGCTGGGCCGCAAGAACGCCGTGAAGCCCCAGGGCGCCCAGACGCAGTACGAGGTGACGCTCGAGGGGCTCGCAGCGCTTAACCCCGCCACCCTGGTGCTGTTTACCGGTGCCGACGAGCGGCCCATCGTGCGCGAGTGGGCCAAACATCCCCTGTGGCAAAAGATGACGGCGGTGAAGCGCGGCCGAGTGTACGAGTTTGACCGCGACCTGTGGACTCGCGCGCGCGGCCCCATCGCCCTGAAGCAGATGCTGGCCCAGACCATCAACTCGGGTCTGCTGCAAGATCGCGCGCCCACGGCAGCCTACGCCTTCCGCGAGTGAACGTGTCGAACGTGGTCTCTGTGGGTGCCCGCCGTACTCGGCTGCTGCTGCCCGCCCTGGCGGCGCTGCTTCTGCTCGTGGGAACGGTCGCGCTCGGTGTGGGGGCGGTCCGCACACCCCCCCTGGAGGTGCTGCGCGTCCTCGCCGGCGGTGGGGACGAGCTGGCTCGGCGCATCTTGATCGAGCTGCGCCTGCCGCGCGTCGGCGTTGCGGCGCTGTCCGGTGCGATGTTCGCCGCGAGCGGCGCGGTGATGCAGGGGGTGGTTCGTAACCCGCTTGCCAGCCCCGACCTGATCGGTGTGGGGGCCGGAGCGGGCCTGGCGGCCACCGTCCTGCTGCTGCTCGCGCCCGCGTCTCCCCCCTGGGCCCTGCCCTGGGGCGCCTTTGCTGGGGCTTGGGCGGGCTTTGCGCTCGTCGTGGGGCTCGCGCGTACGGGGGGAGGTCTGAGCCCGGTCCGGCTGGCCCTGATTGGGGTGGCGGTTGGTGCGGCCCTGAATGCCGCGCAGCAGCTTGTCATCGTTCGCGCCCCGGACGGCGTGGCAAGCGCGTTGGCCTTTTTGGCGGGCACGATCTACGGGGCGGATGCCGCGCGCTTTGCTCGGCTGTTGCCCTGGGCGGCGGTGCTGCTGCCCGCCAGCCTGCTGCTCACCCGGCGGCTGGATGTTCTTGCGTTTGGCGAGAGCGTGGCGGCCTCGCTGGGGACTCGGGTGGACCTGGCAAGGGGAGTGGCCCTCACGGTCGCGGTGGGCCTCGCTGCGGCCGCCGTCACCGGCAGCGGGATCTTGGGCTTTGTCGGCCTGCTGGCTCCGCACCTCGCCCGGCTGCTGGTGGGCGGTCTGCATGGCCGTCTGCTCCCCGTCGCCATGCTGCTCGGTGCCCTGCTCGTCCTGCTGGCGGATACCCTGGGCCGCACGCTGCTGCCCCCCCTCGAAGTGCCTGCGGGGATCTTGACCACCCTGGTGGGCGCGCCCTACTTCCTCTGGCTGCTGCGGCAGCAACGCCGCCCCCTCTGACTTCCCTGCAAGGAGAAAGACCATGCCCCGATTCCCTGTGTGGCTCAGCGCCCTGTCCCTGCTCACCCTCCTCCCCACCGCGCTCGCCCAGCCCGGTCCCTGCGCGGGCCGCGTGATCGAACACGCGCTGGGGGAAACCTGTGTGCCCAAGTCCCCCAAGCGCGTGGTGGTGCTGGATACCGGCGAACTCGACAGCGTGCTCGCGCTGGGGGTCAAACCCGTCGGAGCGGTCACCGCGCTGGGCACGGGATTTCCGGGCTACCTGAAGGGCCGGACGGGCGGCATCGCCGACGTGGGCACCATTCAGCAGCCCAGCCTGGAAAAGATCCTGGCCCTGAAGCCGGACCTGATTCTGAGCAGCAAGCTCCGGCATGGCAACATCTACCCGCAGCTGTCGCGCATCGCGCCCACGGTGATGGCCGAAAGCGTGGGGGTCGTCTGGAAGGAGAACCTCAAGCTCAACGCCCGCGCGCTGGGCCGGGAGGCGCAGGCGCAAAAGCTCCTCACGAACTACGCCGCGCGGCTTAAAAAGCTTCAGGTGAGGGTAGACCGCAACACCACCACCGTCTCCATCGTGCGCTTCGTGCCCGGACAGGTTCGGCTGATGCAGCAGGCGAACTTCATCGGGACGATCCTGGCGGATGCCGGGCTCAAGCGGCCCGCCTCGCAGCGCCAGAACACCTTTATGGAGGTGGCCACGCCGGAGCGCATTCCGGCTATGGACGGCAGTTTCCTCTTCTACAGCACCTACGGCCCCGCCGAGGCGACCGACCTGCACCAGTACCTGAAAAGCCCGCTGTGGGCACGGCTGAGCGCGGTGAAGAGCGGGCGGGCCATCCCGGTCAACGACGACGTTTGGTTCCTGGGGATCGGGATTCTGGCGGCCAATCTGGTGCTGGACGATCTGGAAAAGTAC is from Deinococcus sp. YIM 77859 and encodes:
- a CDS encoding PQQ-binding-like beta-propeller repeat protein, producing the protein MRKSLALAVLTLAGGLAFAQPSTPPTVAWSKDLKVLSSVAITDGGDLVFVGSDARIHRTDAQGAERWNYATGDIGRAHPVITPQGTVIAASYDDQVYALDTAGKLLWNIKLDGDVFASPALRPDGSLIVGTAGGSVTALSPQGQALWTFRVGSPVYSSPAVAADGTIYFGAQNGQLYALAPDGRLKWAFRAGSTVFSSPALDAQGNIYFGSSDRRIYSVAPDGRLRWSRPTGMFVNASPIVTSTGLVVVGSYDGNVYAVRTGGEDAWTYAAGAPVAAAAAELSDGSVIVPDLGGTLHAIAPNGQLLWKISTGKKIDTNVAVSDQGTLYFTTEGGTLNALQKQAPLADGPWTSFRNLPAGWGRALNTQEVQARTAAKRAAAVRAQRPAPVTPPAAPAVPVTPPVPARTPEQLAQAAGQAARVLDGQVYLPLADAAGALGLSVALLTPRTATLALPQSASAPRPTHTVPVRYLNRTAFVALAALADLPGAQVAARRAPAGVAFTLAGRTLAFPVNVPALTPLLKQPEFTPLVRR
- a CDS encoding bifunctional diguanylate cyclase/phosphodiesterase, with protein sequence MNRPGALRRTPRFLLGLLVLALGVALLSVLLALLGVPVSGWASGWLPLLISLLSAVCFWWAAAQAPEEHRPHWRLCALGLTAWWLGDVVFLLYRELTPAGEPPFPSWADLWYTLFAPLMTLGLYRLLRPAAGPARTRLLLDISVVVITVFVLLWHFVYAETFVTAQRSLAGLLVNLSYPLQDALMVSLVLLVLFQERVPLPPAALAWLGVGAGANFVADVAYAALLPEAWSVTNQVMDGVFALGLIGLALAAVLGVGWPGEWRAALPQHAVALSPYLAILICFTLLGAQELGFTLRTYGDLLGTALVTLVVVGRQNFILRENLHLTAELERRATHDPLTGLPNRRLLETRLEEALARARHTGEHVAVLFLDLDRFKAVNDSLGHAAGDELLVAVAGVLRRALRPEDTLARQGGDEFIVVLPGLSGPQEADRYARQLLESLRIPLQLGSRSLVITASVGLAVFPRDGTDSVTLQRHADAAMYTVKARGRNGQERFRPEMTVTGQVLDLEQGLRRALGAGEFELYYQPQVHAVRGVVGVEALLRWRRGDERISPGCFIPLAEETGLIVPIGTWVLHEACRQLAAWRASGLRLERVAVNVSARQFAAPDFLDEVHRALREAGLVPADLELELTESAVLHDVPLAVRQLTHLRRLGMHVAVDDFGTGQSSLGLLRHVPADVLKIDRSFVANLGASEESTALVRVVVAFAHTLGLDVIAEGVETEEQWAALRALGCATAQGYAFLPPRPAAELEAWLRRQPSSSR
- a CDS encoding ABC transporter substrate-binding protein, translated to MNKFTAAGLLSALALSAAAAAISVKHERGTLDLKAPAQRVVGLEYSFLDTLIALGVRPVGGALGTQGGDRGAPPYLQPLTRNVTSIGSRAQPNLEAILAVKPDLILADAFVHRDLYPQLARLAPTAAFQSRRGSYEDVMQQVLDIGRLVGREAQARQLLRDQAQLLAKAQAFTNRKAPPVVMAVVTEQSVTLHSTESFVGSLIEKLGRKNAVKPQGAQTQYEVTLEGLAALNPATLVLFTGADERPIVREWAKHPLWQKMTAVKRGRVYEFDRDLWTRARGPIALKQMLAQTINSGLLQDRAPTAAYAFRE
- a CDS encoding FecCD family ABC transporter permease, with translation MSNVVSVGARRTRLLLPALAALLLLVGTVALGVGAVRTPPLEVLRVLAGGGDELARRILIELRLPRVGVAALSGAMFAASGAVMQGVVRNPLASPDLIGVGAGAGLAATVLLLLAPASPPWALPWGAFAGAWAGFALVVGLARTGGGLSPVRLALIGVAVGAALNAAQQLVIVRAPDGVASALAFLAGTIYGADAARFARLLPWAAVLLPASLLLTRRLDVLAFGESVAASLGTRVDLARGVALTVAVGLAAAAVTGSGILGFVGLLAPHLARLLVGGLHGRLLPVAMLLGALLVLLADTLGRTLLPPLEVPAGILTTLVGAPYFLWLLRQQRRPL
- a CDS encoding ABC transporter substrate-binding protein produces the protein MPRFPVWLSALSLLTLLPTALAQPGPCAGRVIEHALGETCVPKSPKRVVVLDTGELDSVLALGVKPVGAVTALGTGFPGYLKGRTGGIADVGTIQQPSLEKILALKPDLILSSKLRHGNIYPQLSRIAPTVMAESVGVVWKENLKLNARALGREAQAQKLLTNYAARLKKLQVRVDRNTTTVSIVRFVPGQVRLMQQANFIGTILADAGLKRPASQRQNTFMEVATPERIPAMDGSFLFYSTYGPAEATDLHQYLKSPLWARLSAVKSGRAIPVNDDVWFLGIGILAANLVLDDLEKYLGNP